A DNA window from Flavobacterium sp. contains the following coding sequences:
- a CDS encoding endonuclease V, which yields MILAFDTYYFDNKAKTVCLEFNNWNEDKNFKIHSEIIDNVSEYIPGEFYRRELPCIISLLNQIDLENIEAIVVDGFVYLDDEKKYGLGGHLYEKLNKQIPIIGVAKTNFASIEKNKKPLFRGDSIKPLFITSIGIDLQDAFQKIESMAGEFRMPTLLKELDRLTKEL from the coding sequence ATGATATTAGCCTTTGATACTTATTATTTCGATAATAAAGCCAAAACAGTATGCCTTGAATTTAACAATTGGAATGAAGATAAAAACTTTAAAATTCATTCAGAAATAATCGATAATGTTTCAGAATATATTCCGGGAGAATTTTACAGAAGAGAATTGCCGTGTATCATCAGTTTATTGAATCAGATTGATCTGGAAAATATTGAAGCAATTGTTGTAGATGGATTTGTGTATTTAGATGATGAAAAAAAATACGGATTAGGCGGACATTTATATGAAAAGTTAAATAAGCAGATTCCGATTATTGGTGTTGCTAAAACTAATTTTGCCAGTATCGAAAAAAATAAAAAACCTTTATTTAGAGGTGATAGTATAAAACCATTATTTATAACTTCTATTGGAATTGATTTACAAGATGCTTTTCAAAAAATAGAAAGTATGGCTGGCGAATTTAGAATGCCAACTTTATTAAAAGAGTTAGACCGTTTAACGAAAGAGCTTTAA
- a CDS encoding DUF4256 domain-containing protein, protein MSQKNILSLEQEESLLSVLEARFENNMHRHQGIKWEKVQEKLKANPKKIWSLDEMERTEGEPDVVGYDEKANEYIFYDCSAESPKGRRSICYDHQALEKRKENKPTDSAINMAQEMGIQILNEEEYRSLQKLGKFDTKTSSWILTPDNIRKLGGAIFSDFRYDTVFVYHNGADSYYAARGFRGSLRV, encoded by the coding sequence ATGAGTCAAAAAAACATATTATCCCTAGAACAGGAAGAATCATTATTGAGTGTTTTAGAAGCACGTTTTGAAAATAATATGCATCGCCATCAAGGTATAAAATGGGAAAAGGTTCAGGAAAAACTGAAAGCTAATCCTAAAAAAATTTGGTCACTTGATGAAATGGAGAGAACCGAAGGCGAACCGGATGTTGTAGGTTATGATGAAAAAGCAAATGAATATATTTTTTATGATTGTTCGGCAGAAAGTCCAAAAGGACGCAGAAGTATTTGCTACGATCACCAAGCATTAGAAAAAAGAAAAGAAAATAAACCTACAGACAGCGCAATAAATATGGCTCAAGAAATGGGAATTCAAATTTTGAATGAAGAAGAATATCGTAGCCTTCAAAAACTAGGAAAATTTGATACCAAAACTTCAAGCTGGATTTTAACGCCTGATAATATTCGAAAATTAGGTGGGGCAATTTTTTCAGATTTTCGTTATGATACTGTTTTTGTATATCATAATGGTGCCGATTCGTATTATGCAGCGCGAGGTTTTCGTGGTTCATTAAGAGTTTAA